In a single window of the Colius striatus isolate bColStr4 chromosome 21, bColStr4.1.hap1, whole genome shotgun sequence genome:
- the PARK7 gene encoding Parkinson disease protein 7, translated as MASKRALVILAKGAEEMETVIPTDVMRRAGIKVTVAGLTGKEPVQCSRDVFICPDASLEDARKEGPYDVVVLPGGNLGAQNLSESAVVKDILKDQESRKGLIAAICAGPTALLAHGIGFGSKVTTHPLAKDKMMNGAHYCYSESRVEKDGNILTSRGPGTSFEFGLAIVESLMGKDVAEQVKAPLILKD; from the exons ATGGCCTCGAAAAGAGCATTGGTGATTCTGGCAAAAGGAGCAGAGGAAATGGAAACTGTCATCCCCACTGACGTTATGAGAAGAGCTGGG ATCAAGGTGACTGTTGCAGGCCTAACAGGAAAAGAACCAGTGCAATGTAGTCGAGATGTCTTCATTTGTCCTGATGCCAGTCTTGAAGATGCCAGAAAAGAG GGGCCTTACGATGTTGTGGTTCTTCCTGGGGGTAACCTTGGAGCTCAGAATTTGTCAGAG TCTGCTGTTGTGAAAGACATTCTGAAGGaccaggaaagcagaaaaggcctgaTTGCTGCTATATGTGCAG GTCCTACTGCCCTTCTAGCACATGGGatagggtttggaagcaaagtcACAACACATCCTTTGGCCAAAGATAAAATGATGAATGGAG CACACTACTGCTACTCTGAGAGCCGTGTGGAGAAAGATGGGAACATCCTCACCAGCCGTGGCCCTGGCACCAGCTTTGAATTTGGGTTGGCCATTGTTGAATCACTGATGGGGAAGGATGTGGCTGAACAAGTGAAGGCACCCCTAATACTGAAAGACTGA
- the ERRFI1 gene encoding ERBB receptor feedback inhibitor 1: MSTAGVAAQEMRVPLKNGFLHTSQGLGSLKACWGSHGAFENAFFNVEPLAVAYNLRPSEQPLPSVGHSSNHASMNNYSFADGCIQVPSQKSSPPPVSPKNEQPISRYEDPLIPGFSKLSLTMGCVSEEIPPHMPVKTGPVQFLPASSSDRSSRPLPPLPVSEDVAPDEVDKEVEFLTSSDTDFLLEDHELTPFKSSAPSRRSFRGCGQINYAYFDTPTGPKPEDANPTQSLSGCVSSIYPPPQQLHRRLRRSHSGPAGSLKPVVRLSGHLNRSSPNSDEDKPEVPPRVPIPPRALKPDYRRWSAEVASSAYSDEDRPPKVPPREPLSRSNSRTPSPKSLPSYLNGVMPPTQSFAPDPKYVSSKALQRQSSEGSSNRIPCILPIIENGKKASSTHYYLLPERPPYLDKYEKFFQEAEESSSNTEVQSWSGDCTATSVPAKLDSKARMDIAGHLKRKHLSYVVSP; encoded by the exons ATGTCAACTGCAGGAGTTGCTGCTCAGGAGATGAGAGTCCCATTAAAAAATGGATTTCTGCACACCAGTCAAGGTCTGGGGAGCCTGAAAGCCTGCTGGGGTAGCCACGGTGCATTTGAAAA TGCTTTCTTTAATGTGGAGCCTCTAGCAGTGGCGTATAACCTGCGCCCGTCGGAGCAGCCTTTGCCGTCTGTGG GGCACTCTTCCAACCATGCTTCCATGAACAACTACAGCTTTGCTGACGGTTGCATCCAAGTCCCATCTCAGAAATCCAGTCCACCTCCTGTAAGTCCCAAAAATGAACAGCCAATTTCAAGATATGAAGACCCTCTCATTCCTGGCTTTAGTAAGCTGTCATTAACAATGGGCTGCGTTTCTGAAGAAATACCTCCTCACATGCCAGTAAAAACAGGGCCAGTTCAGTTTCTGCCTGCATCTTCCAGTGATCGCAGTTCCAGGCCACTACCCCCCCTGCCAGTTTCTGAAGACGTTGCTCCAGATGAGGTTGACAAAGAAGTGGAATTCTTGACTAGCTCAGATACTGACTTTTTATTAGAAGATCATGAACTTACTCCTTTTAAATCCAGCGCTCCAAGCCGACGGAGCTTTAGGGGCTGTGGACAAATCAACTATGCATACTTTGATACTCCAACAGGACCAAAACCAGAAGATGCCAACCCTACACAAAGCCTAAGTGGATGTGTATCCAGTATTTATCCCcctccacagcagctgcatCGCCGTTTGCGAAGGTCTCATTCCGGGCCAGCTGGATCTCTTAAACCTGTAGTAAGACTATCTGGACACTTAAACAGGTCTTCTCCAAACTCTGACGAAGATAAACCAGAGGTTCCACCAAGGGTTCCCATACCTCCAAGGGCTCTCAAACCGGATTACAGAAGGTGGTCAGCAGAAGTTGCTTCTAGTGCATACAGCGATGAAGACAGGCCTCCGAAAGTGCCGCCAAGAGAACCTTTGTCACGCAGCAATTCCCGTACACCCAGTCCCAAAAGCCTGCCCTCATACCTCAATGGGGTTATGCCCCCCACCCAGAGTTTTGCACCTGATCCTAAGTAtgtcagcagcaaagctctACAAAGACAGAGTAGTGAAGGATCTTCCAACAGGATCCCTTGCATTCTTCCAATTATTGAAAATGGCAAGAAGGCCAGTTCAACACACTACTATCTGCTTCCTGAAAGGCCTCCCTATTTGGACAAGTATGAGAAATTCTTCCAAGAAGCAGAGGAAAGTAGCTCTAACACAGAGGTTCAGTCCTGGTCTGGTGACTGCACAGCCACTTCAGTCCCAGCAAAACTGGACTCAAAAGCTAGGATGGACATTGCTGGTCATCTGAAACGAAAACACTTGTCTTACGTGGTTTCCCCATAG